A genomic stretch from Rhodomicrobium vannielii ATCC 17100 includes:
- a CDS encoding DUF2066 domain-containing protein: MAMKRALTKAGALLALACFGLGLAAAEATAQTRQASVFAVANVKAAAEAENAVEAKKIAQGQAQSRAFRKLVSRIVDYRSQSHIPDLALNEIEALVSDMDVRGEGVSGTGYVATFGVSFSERAVLALLARYGVAAITDRGPEILIVPVYVEGGSARTADRNAWRTALTSLDLTHALVPAKVAPARSDITAAIANAYIASPAATLETLKTQYQTQQIMFALAETDGDGETISLKLIGLDSGGQFSVQRKVKAKDGGDGTALDVAADLAFDTVQERWKLAREASAPAAPAVASESYGGTASAPYDGNTAPTYGGSMETLQVTALYSGLKEWQTIRRQLQGLPGVQNWDLHSVNPRSAAIAFDFPGGAERLTAMAAGQGLVVENGPDGLVVKVH, from the coding sequence ATGGCGATGAAAAGGGCGTTGACGAAGGCGGGTGCGTTGCTCGCGCTCGCATGCTTCGGTCTGGGGCTGGCTGCCGCTGAGGCAACCGCGCAGACGCGCCAGGCAAGCGTGTTCGCGGTGGCGAACGTGAAGGCCGCGGCCGAGGCGGAAAACGCGGTCGAGGCGAAGAAGATCGCGCAAGGACAGGCGCAGAGCCGCGCCTTCCGCAAGCTCGTGTCGCGCATCGTGGATTACCGCTCGCAATCGCATATTCCCGATCTCGCGCTGAACGAGATCGAAGCGCTTGTGTCCGATATGGACGTGCGCGGCGAGGGCGTGAGCGGCACCGGCTATGTTGCGACCTTTGGTGTGAGCTTCTCCGAGCGCGCGGTGCTGGCGCTTCTTGCGCGCTACGGTGTGGCCGCCATCACCGACCGCGGGCCGGAAATCCTGATCGTCCCGGTGTATGTGGAGGGCGGGTCCGCTCGCACCGCCGACCGCAACGCCTGGCGCACCGCGCTGACCTCGCTCGACCTCACGCACGCGCTCGTTCCGGCGAAGGTTGCGCCCGCGCGCTCGGATATCACCGCCGCGATTGCAAACGCCTACATCGCGAGCCCTGCCGCTACCCTCGAAACGCTCAAGACGCAGTATCAGACGCAACAGATCATGTTCGCGCTGGCCGAAACCGACGGCGATGGCGAAACCATTTCGCTGAAGCTGATCGGCCTCGATTCAGGCGGTCAGTTTTCCGTGCAGCGCAAGGTCAAGGCGAAGGATGGCGGCGATGGCACGGCGCTCGACGTGGCGGCCGACCTCGCCTTCGACACGGTTCAGGAGCGGTGGAAACTCGCCCGCGAGGCATCCGCGCCGGCGGCTCCGGCGGTCGCGTCGGAGAGCTATGGCGGCACCGCGTCCGCTCCCTATGACGGAAATACCGCCCCGACCTATGGCGGCAGTATGGAAACGCTTCAGGTGACCGCGCTTTATTCGGGGCTGAAGGAATGGCAGACGATCCGCCGCCAGCTTCAGGGACTACCGGGTGTGCAGAACTGGGACTTGCACTCGGTCAATCCGAGGAGCGCCGCGATCGCGTTCGACTTTCCGGGGGGCGCGGAGCGTCTGACCGCGATGGCGGCGGGGCAGGGGCTCGTCGTCGAGAATGGCCCGGATGGGCTCGTGGTGAAGGTGCACTGA